A stretch of the Uranotaenia lowii strain MFRU-FL chromosome 3, ASM2978415v1, whole genome shotgun sequence genome encodes the following:
- the LOC129754310 gene encoding serine protease snake-like, translating into MASGKICIFILLLSNGVFGQNYFSPTPAADYSQRTDIYDCFERFYSSRAISYNQFDGKWQEPSVAGGTRAFNGEYQHMAAIGWELEEGIRYTCGGTLISARYVLTAAHCAIQVEEAFPTVVRLGDSHLGNSDNDEDAQQFKIVNIKRHPLHRFSQRYHDIALIELDRDASLSQTVCPACLWLEDSIPSGPLHIVGYGETEQAGGLSDTLQQGQVSLVSTNQCSQQFQSDRRIPNGILESQFCAAHPVMDTCQGDSGGPIEIRRVDMSDLQYPVIVGVTSFGTACINNSIGVYTKVSHYIDWIEQETNEKFNYDTCRSRCNIRQFGANAIAALRLHSTVHLVRSQASQRFYNCTGSLIDDRFVLTSAFCANTDTGNPDYVFIPDNREIVKIDKIITHPSYRRGNPSNDVALIKLDQYLRPNVTMKPICLWDRESSGFEFISLILASNDREDHIHFKYYAKLILDFDHQCSIELQENEICITNDLPLLPGVCQLYHGGPILDNRNYSAPFLYGIIAQKSDGCDNQFYGTRIQNHLRWIQGVVFQRDELIFSSVVV; encoded by the exons atggAAAGTGGCAGGAACCATCTGTGGCTGGAGGAACGCGTGCTTTTAACGGCGAGTATCAGCATATG GCTGCAATAGGTTGGGAGCTGGAAGAAGGAATTCGTTACACTTGCGGAGGAACCCTTATAAGTGCAAGATATGTTCTTACTGCAGCTCACTGTGCCATTCAAGTTGAGGA AGCCTTCCCGACCGTGGTTCGATTAGGTGATTCCCACTTGGGAAACTCTGACAATGACGAAGATGCTCAGcagttcaaaattgtcaacatcaAACGGCACCCTCTGCATCGATTTTCCCAACGGTACCACGATATAGCGTTGATTGAGCTGGATCGGGATGCCAGCTTAAGTCAAACTGTTTGTCCGGCATGCCTCTGGTTGGAAGATTCGATTCCAAGTGGTCCACTTCACATTGTCGGTTACGGCGAAACGGAACAGGCCGGAGGACTCAGCGATACGCTGCAGCAGGGTCAAGTGTCGCTGGTTTCGACAAACCAGTGCAGCCAGCAGTTCCAATCGGATCGACGCATCCCGAACGGAATCTTGGAAAGCCAATTTTGTGCAGCTCACCCTGTCATGGACACTTGTCAG gGAGACTCCGGAGGTCCCATCGAGATTCGACGAGTTGACATGAGCGATCTACAGTATCCAGTGATTGTGGGAGTGACTTCGTTCGGAACCGCTTGCATCAATAACTCGATCGGAGTTTACACAAAGGTTTCCCACTACATAGACTGGATTGAGCAGGagacaaatgaaaaatttaactacGACACATGCAGATCCCGCTGTAATATTCGGCAGTTTGGAGCAAATGCGATTGCCGCCTTAAGACTTCATTCGACAGTTCATCTGGTGAGAAGTCAAGCGTCGCAAAGGTTTTACAACTGCACCGGATCGTTGATCGATGATAGATTTGTACTGACCTCAGCATTTTGTGCTAACACGGACACGGGAAATCCGGACTACGTTTTCATTCCCGATAACAGAgaaatcgtcaaaatcgataaaataatTACTCACCCGTCGTATCGCCGAGGAAATCCTTCCAATGATGTCGCTCTCATTAAACTTGATCAATATCTTAGGCCCAATGTAACCATGAAGCCAATCTGCCTGTGGGACCGTGAATCTTCCGGTTTCGAATTCATATCCCTTATTTTGGCTTCGAACGATCGCGAGGATCACATTCACTTCAAGTACTACGCCAAGTTAATACTGGACTTCGATCATCAATGTTCGATTGAGTTACAGGAGAATGAAATTTGCATAACCAATGATTTGCCGTTGCTTCCGGGAGTGTGTCAG TTGTACCATGGAGGACCCATTCTGGATAACCGCAACTATTCGGCGCCCTTTTTGTACGGAATTATAGCTCAGAAAAGTGATGGTTGTGATAACCAGTTCTACGGAACTAGAATCCAGAACCACTTGCGATGGATCCAAGGCGTTGTTTTCCAGCGAGATGAGTTGATATTTTCATCGGTTGTCGTCTGA